One region of Ictalurus furcatus strain D&B chromosome 17, Billie_1.0, whole genome shotgun sequence genomic DNA includes:
- the map6b gene encoding microtubule-associated protein 6 homolog has protein sequence MAWPCITRACCINRFWSELDKADIAVPLVFTKYSDVAEVRHLHPQPGPLAQSHHPSAVAIETEPAHTAPQESAAASASSSARGSSVTRQDFKAWRVKPEPSCKPKNEYRPCQTPFDNETQYQKDYKPWPVQKRGDHPWIPKGESKSQKQEHLRASEPDTGVEKCEIEERVKEKEDAKEEKKKRPVKKEEDAETGEKKKEQRVGSRGRSAADALNRQIKQEGTTGSSYSMEFKAYTDVKPVKPIKAKSQYKLSMEEKANLETSYSATYKGEQAKPEATDNKLLDRRRIRSLYNDPSIKEPSKPEKPSVSHSKPKKTTSHTSKTASKSKARPNTGTQPAKKKSSVSKLDLKPDGGVTKKSKEMINRLAEGKE, from the exons ATGGCGTGGCCCTGCATCACCCGCGCCTGCTGCATCAACCGCTTCTGGAGCGAGCTGGATAAAGCGGACATCGCCGTGCCGCTCGTTTTTACTAAGTACTCGGACGTGGCCGAGGTGCGGCACCTCCATCCGCAACCGGGCCCGTTAGCGCAATCCCATCATCCCAGCGCGGTCGCCATAGAAACAGAGCCCGCCCACACCGCGCCACAAGAGTCGGCTGCagcatcagcatcttcatcaGCGCGCGGGTCGTCCGTCACGCGCCAGGACTTCAAAGCCTGGAGAGTCAAACCGGAACCGAGCTGCAAACCCAAAAACGAGTACCGCCCGTGCCAGACACCGTTCGATAACGAGACGCAGTACCAGAAAGATTATAAACCGTGGCCCGTTCAGAAACGCGGAGATCACCCATGGATCCCCAAAGGCGAGAGCAAGAGCCAAAAGCAGGAGCACCTGAGAGCCTCAGAACCGGACACGGGCGTGGAGAAGTGCGAGATCGAggagagagtaaaagaaaaagaagatgccaaggaggagaagaagaagcgcCCGGTGAAGAAAGAGGAGGATGCTGAGActggagagaagaagaaagagcaGAGAGTGGGGTCCAGAGGAAGATCAGCAGCAGATGCTCTAAACAGGCAGATCAAGCAGGAAGGAACTACCGGAAGCTCATACAg TATGGAGTTCAAGGCGTACACTGATGTAAAGCCAGTGAAACCCATCAAAGCCAAGTCACAGTACAAACTGTCAATGGAGGAGAAGGCTAATTTGGAGACGAGCTACAGTGCCACTTATAAAGGAGAGCAGGCAAAGCCAGAAGCTACAGATAACAAACTGCTGGACCGCCGCAGGATACGCAGCCTATACAATGATCCCAGCATTAAAGAACCCAGCAAG CCAGAGAAGCCCAGTGTGTCCCACTCCAAACCCAAAAAGACGACAAGCCATACAAGTAAAACAGCAAGTAAATCTAAAGCAAGGCCGAACACTGGAACCCAACCTGCCAAGAAGAAAAGCTCTGTCAGCAAGCTGGATTTAAAGCCAGATGGAGGAGTCACcaagaaaagtaaagaaatgaTTAATAGACTGGCTGAGGGAAAAGAATAG
- the thap12b gene encoding THAP domain containing 12b: MPNFCAAPNCTRKSTQSDLAFFRFPRDPERCRLWVENCRRADLEEKTPDQLNKHYRLCAKHFEPAMICKTSPYRTVLRDTAIPTIFDLTSHLSNPHSRHRKRIKILTDEEVRKIKERRLESSIEQLLSKKEKTAGEDDTEADDVPQLTAHQKELREFLKSLFEVIVLIGKQNIPSSYQSKEEPFIMSTFHALLENRINAGDEVLRARFEAAAVNEELWPGAQQKQLLDICERCVRDELLQEVRESRFFSLVTGELVEFPEGQHFPVFLRFVDQSNTLREEFVEFFLFEGEGEEQFMADKLETHIMKEWDLSMEHCRGQAHAGSGVFGSKMKAIANQLTEKYPMAMSTPCATYALNVHLANSIPLTGVQVVMSVLKKTDAFFKSSPLLQAELDSAISILSQGNMEKGEDLKENCRAIWTELHNVFEMAVDLLEPLLLCMDSIQDNEDLKWNDQFTSDAYAISEALADFEFVVTLVVMKNALSFTRAFGKNLQGETLDVYFAASSLTAVLHSLHEVLDNIEVYHEFWYEEAVNLATAMEIPVKVPRLFLRKQRAIETVEIQAESFYKEYLTLPLMEHITQEVKDMFSDNHIRALKCLSLVPAVMGQMKFNTSEEAHADIFRSDLPQPDTLPAELHCWRIKWKHRGKEVNLPCTIHETLQHSDVKFFPNVNAFLRILASLPVLTFGGQGGTGQKRLQAYLSDTPVRHRSKSLAVLNINYHVKVDLDEMVECYIKSYPEEESD, encoded by the exons ATGCCAAATTTTTGCGCGGCTCCAAACTGCACCCGGAAAAGCACTCAGTCTGATCTGGCTTTCTTCAGGTTTCCAAGAGATCCTGAAAG ATGTAGGCTGTGGGTAGAGAACTGTCGCCGTGCAGATCTCGAAGAGAAAACTCCTGATCAGCTAAACAAACATTATAGGCTATGTGCGAAACACTTTGAGCCAGCAATGATTTGTAAAACG AGCCCTTACAGGACTGTGCTGAGAGATACTGCTATTCCTACCATTTTTGATTTAACCAGCCACCTCAGTAATCCACACAGCAGACATCGGAAACGCATCAAAATTTTG aCAGATGAAGAGGTAAGAAAAATCAAAGAGCGAAGAT TGGAGTCTTCAATAGAACAGTTGCtctcaaaaaaggaaaaaactgcTGGTGAGGATGACACAGAGGCTGATGATGTACCCCAGTTGACTGCGCATCAGAAAGAACTAAGAGAGTTCTTAAAGTCTTTGTTTGAAGTGATTGTGCTAataggaaaacaaaacatcccATCGAGTTACCAGTCAAAAGAAGAGCCGTTTATCATGAGCACATTTCATGCTTTGCTGGAAAACCGCATTAATGCTGGCGATGAAGTTCTTAGAGCACGGTTTGAAGCAGCAGCTGTTAATGAGGAATTGTGGCCAGGAGCACAGCAGAAGCAACTGCTGGATATTTGTGAGCGATGCGTTCGCGATGAGCTGCTGCAGGAAGTACGAGAAAGCCGTTTCTTTTCACTGGTGACTGGGGAGCTGGTGGAATTTCCAGAAGGTCAGCATTTCCCAGTGTTCTTGCGTTTTGTGGACCAAAGCAACACTCTCAGGGAGGAGTTTGTCGAGTTCTTCTTGTttgaaggagaaggagaggagCAATTTATGGCAGACAAATTGGAGACTCACATTATGAAGGAATGGGATCTGAGCATGGAACACTGCAGAGGTCAAGCACACGCAGGCTCTGGTGTCTTTGGCAGTAAGATGAAAGCCATAGCCAACCAGCTGACGGAGAAATACCCAATGGCCATGAGTACACCGTGTGCAACCTATGCGCTTAACGTACACCTAGCTAACAGCATTCCGCTGACTGGTGTTCAAGTCGTAATGTCGGTTCTTAAAAAGACAGATGCCTTCTTTAAGTCTTCTCCACTTCTGCAGGCTGAACTCGACAGCGCCATCTCTATTCTCTCGCAGGGAAACATGGAGAAAGGAGAAGATCTCAAAGAGAACTGTCGTGCCATCTGGACAGAGCTGCATAATGTGTTCGAGATGGCTGTTGATTTGTTAGAGCCACTTCTGCTCTGCATGGACAGCATACAAGACAATGAAGACCTGAAATGGAACGACCAGTTCACCAGCGATGCTTACGCCATCTCCGAGGCTTTGGCTGACTTCGAGTTTGTCGTTACTCTGGTCGTAATGAAGAACGCTCTCTCATTCACAAGAGCCTTTGGTAAAAACTTGCAAGGAGAGACTCTTGATGTGTATTTCGCGGCTAGCAGCCTAACAGCCGTCTTGCATTCTTTGCATGAGGTTCTAGACAACATCGAAGTTTACCACGAATTCTGGTATGAGGAAGCTGTAAATCTGGCCACAGCGATGGAGATCCCAGTCAAAGTGCCCAGACTGTTCCTCAGAAAGCAACGGGCGATTGAAACGGTAGAAATACAGGCCGAGTCCTTTTACAAAGAATACCTAACTCTTCCGCTCATGGAGCACATCACTCAGGAAGTGAAGGACATGTTCTCGGATAACCATATCAGGGCTCTTAAGTGCTTGTCTCTTGTTCCAGCAGTCATGGGCCAGATGAAATTTAACACCTCAGAGGAAGCCCACGCGGACATATTCAGAAGCGATCTTCCTCAGCCAGACACACTGCCTGCAGAGCTTCACTGCTGGAGGATCAAATGGAAACACAGGGGAAAGGAAGTCAACCTGCCGTGCACCATTCATGAAACACTGCAGCACTCGGACGTTAAGTTCTTCCCAAACGTCAATGCGTTCCTGAGGATTCTGGCCTCTTTACCCGTGTTGACGTTTGGGGGTCAGGGAGGTACTGGACAGAAACGCCTACAGGCTTACCTTTCAGACACACCAGTGAGGCACAGGTCAAAAAGTTTGGCTGTGCTGAATATCAATTACCATGTTAAAGTAGATCTAGATGAAATGGTTGAATGTTATATCAAAAGTTACCCAGAAGAAGAAAGTGATTAA